One genomic segment of Impatiens glandulifera chromosome 6, dImpGla2.1, whole genome shotgun sequence includes these proteins:
- the LOC124941930 gene encoding calcium/calmodulin-regulated receptor-like kinase 1: MKALSSGLIIGLSIGVVLGVLLALILILICIRFRLISTQVENTTSSQRAATIPIRTNVSVDSSAISNSSIGTESPRSSSGRNGMSLWFGGARKTKTNGIAASGILEYPYKELQKATHNFTNLIGQGAFGPVYRAQMSTGEIIAAKVLATDSKQGEKEFQTEVMLLGRLHHRNLVNLVGYCAEKGQHILMYVYMSNGSLASHLYSEKHEPLLWDLRVRIALDVAKGLEYLHDGAVPPIIHRDVKSPNILLDGNMGARVADFGLSREEMVNKPSNIRGTFGYLDPEYISTKTFTKQSDVYSFGVLLFELIAGRNPQQGLMDYVDLAAMNVEGKVGWEEMADSRLDGKFDLQELNDVASLAYKCVNRAPKKRPSMRDIVQELLRILNTRQGKHHKNSLSAASSDITIFVDDRSEHRSPLT; this comes from the exons ATGAAAGCATTATCATCTGGACTTATAATTGGATTATCGATAGGAGTGGTGTTAGGAGTACTTCTAGCCCTAATTCTCATACTGATTTGCATTCGGTTTCGATTGATAAGTACACAAGTAGAGAACACTACTAGTTCACAACGAGCAGCGACTATACCTATTCGGACTAATGTCTCTGTTGACTCTTCAGCAATATCAAACTCATCTATTGGCACAGAATCACCAAGGAGTTCATCTGGAAGGAATGGTATGTCTTTATGGTTTGGAGGAGCtaggaaaacaaaaacaaacggAATTGCAGCATCTGGAATATTAGAATATCCTTATAA GGAATTGCAGAAGGCTACCCACAACTTCACTAACTTGATAGGACAAGGGGCGTTTGGTCCTGTCTACAGAGCCCAAATGTCAACTGGCGAGATTATTGCAGCTAAGGTTCTTGCAACTGATTCCAAACAAGGAGAAAAAGAGTTTCAAACAGAG GTGATGTTACTTGGGAGGTTACATCACAGGAATTTGGTGAACTTGGTAGGCTATTGTGCAGAAAAGGGTCAACATATACTCATGTATGTTTATATGAGTAATGGAAGTCTAGCTTCTCATTTGTACA GCGAAAAGCATGAACCTTTGTTATGGGATTTGAGGGTTCGAATAGCTTTAGACGTAGCAAAAGGATTGGAATATCTCCATGATGGG GCTGTTCCTCCTATTATACATCGAGACGTAAAATCGCCCAATATTTTGCTGGATGGAAACATGGGAGCAAGG GTAGCTGATTTTGGGCTTTCTAGGGAGGAAATGGTGAACAAACCATCCAATATTCGTGGAACTTTTGGCTATCTCGATCCTGAATACATATCGACAAAAACATTCACAAAGCAAAGTGATGTCTATAGCTTCGGGGTGTTGCTGTTCGAGCTCATTGCTGGCCGAAATCCTCAGCAGGGTCTCATGGACTATGTTGACCTT GCAGCTATGAATGTGGAAGGAAAAGTTGGTTGGGAGGAGATGGCAGACTCTCGACTAGATGGGAAATTCGACTTGCAAGAACTAAACGACGTGGCCTCTTTGGCATACAAATGTGTAAATCGGGCACCAAAAAAACGACCTTCCATGAGGGACATAGTGCAAGAGCTATTACGCATTCTCAATACGAGACAAGGAAAACACCATAAGAATTCTCTATCCGCCGCAAGCAGCGACATAACCATATTCGTTGACGATAGAAGTGAACATCGGAGTCCATTAACTTGA
- the LOC124944037 gene encoding protein NDR1-like: MSDSDSCCRCCTSFILTSGLSVLFIWLSLRASLPTCYIQQIYLPALNKTNSGDNNLTKNTTLFFQIKLDNKNKDKGVYYDALNLTIYYRSNQTLPIANATLPAFHRGPNKKHYWSQLITTYGIPWDEAIRSASNTSGAVFRVGLETAVRFKISFFKTKRHRLAVGADVAMNDMGTKIRKKDVKLSSSPPSPLLRRRMDLVLWTVILFYFFM, from the coding sequence ATGTCTGATTCCGACAGCTGCTGCCGTTGCTGCACCAGCTTCATTCTTACCTCCGGCTTATCCGTTCTATTCATATGGCTAAGTCTCCGGGCATCTTTACCCACATGTTACATCCAACAAATCTACCTTCCCGCCCTCAACAAAACCAACTCCGGCGACAACAATCTCACCAAAAACACAACCCTTTTCTTCCAAATCAAACTCGACAACAAGAACAAAGACAAGGGTGTTTACTATGATGCTCTCAATCTAACCATTTACTATAGATCCAATCAAACCCTTCCAATTGCAAACGCCACCTTGCCAGCGTTCCATCGAGGAcctaataaaaaacattattggtCCCAGCTCATCACCACATATGGGATTCCATGGGATGAAGCCATTAGATCAGCTTCCAATACCTCAGGCGCGGTTTTCAGAGTCGGGTTAGAGACGGCGGTCAGGTTCAAGATCTCCTTTTTTAAAACCAAGAGACACAGGCTAGCTGTCGGAGCTGACGTGGCAATGAACGATATGGGTACTAAAATCAGGAAAAAGGATGTCAAGCTATCTTCATCGCCGCCGTCGCCTCTACTCCGGCGACGTATGGATCTCGTTCTATGGACTGTAATTCTCTTCTacttttttatgtaa
- the LOC124941925 gene encoding tryptophan synthase beta chain 1 — MASNYFTSTAYRTNSSSFLPKPYLSSLNPAHSPLKSLNTTQRSTSGKKNPVFCTFTAHPMKEVEKSDKDEVLLRPDSFGRFGKFGGKYVPETLMYALTELESAFRSLADDHEFQKELDGILKDYVGRESPLYFAERLTEHYKRPNGEGPHIYLKREDLNHTGAHKINNAVAQALLAKRIGKTRIIAETGAGQHGVATATVCARFGLPCIIYMGAQDMERQALNVFRMRLLGAEVRAVHSGTATLKDATSEAIRDWVTNVESTHYILGSVAGPHPYPMMVREFHAVIGKETRRQAMDKWGGKPDVLVACVGGGSNAMGLFHEFVDDKEVRLIGVEAAGFGIDSGKHAATLTKGEVGVLHGAMSYLLQDDDGQIIEPHSISAGLDYPGVGPEHSFLKDLGRAEYYSITDEEALDAFKRLSRLEGIIPALETSHALAYLEYLCPTLENGTKVVLNCSGRGDKDVHTVTKHLKL; from the exons ATGGCGTCAAATTACTTCACAAGCACCGCTTATAGAACCAATTCTTCCTCATTCCTGCCAAAACCCTACCTTTCCTCACTCAATCCGGCGCATTCGCCGCTCAAATCCTTGAATACTACACAGCGTTCAACATCTGGTAAGAAAAACCCAGTCTTTTGCACATTCACAGCTCACCCAATGAAGGAAGTTGAAAAGAGTGATAAAGATGAAGTCCTCCTCAGGCCAGACTCTTTCGGTCGGTTCGGCAAGTTCGGTGGTAAGTATGTCCCGGAAACTTTAATGTATGCCCTAACGGAGCTCGAATCTGCTTTTCGATCTCTCGCGGACGACCACGAATTCCAG AAAGAACTTGATGGGATATTGAAAGATTATGTTGGTAGAGAGAGTCCTCTTTATTTTGCTGAGAGGCTAACTGAACACTATAAACGCCCCAATGGTGAAGGACCTCATATCTATCTCAAGAGGGAAGATCTTAACCACACTGGTGCTCATAAGATCAACAATGCTGTGGCTCAAGCTCTTCTGGCTAAGCGTATAGGTAAGACACGCATTATTGCTGAAACAGGGGCTGGTCAGCATGGAGTTGCCACTGCAACTGTTTGTGCTAGGTTTGGCTTACCATGTATTATCTACATGGGAGCTCAAGATATGGAAAGACAGGCACTTAATGTCTTCAGAATGCGACTTCTTGGAGCTGAG GTTAGAGCAGTTCATTCAGGAACAGCAACCTTAAAGGATGCGACATCTGAAGCTATAAGGGACTGGGTTACTAACGTGGAGTCAACCCATTATATATTGGGATCGGTTGCTGGTCCACATCCATACCCTATGATGGTTCGAGAGTTTCATGCAGTGATTGGTAAGGAAACAAGGAGACAAGCCATGGACAAATGGGGAGGAAAGCCTGATGTTCTAGTTGCTTGTGTTGGTGGAGGTTCAAATGCTATGGGACTGTTTCATGAATTTGTTGACGATAAAGAAGTTAGATTGATTGGAGTTGAAGCTGCTGGTTTTGGTATTGATAGTGGTAAGCATGCTGCTACTTTGACTAAAGGAGAAGTTGGAGTTTTACATGGAGCAATGAGTTACTTATTGCAGGACGACGATGGGCAGATAATCGAGCCTCATTCCATTAGTGCCGG ACTGGATTATCCTGGAGTTGGGCCAGAACATAGTTTCTTGAAGGATTTAGGACGTGCTGAATACTATAGCATCACAGATGAAGAGGCATTGGATG CTTTCAAGAGATTATCTCGTTTGGAGGGAATTATCCCAGCACTTGAGACATCGCATGCACTGGCTTATCTGGAGTATCTTTGCCCTACACTCGAAAATGGAACTAAAGTGGTTTTAAATTGCAGTGGGAGAGGAGACAAGGATGTTCATACCGTCACCAAACATTTGAAGCTCTAA